Sequence from the Aquimarina sp. Aq107 genome:
TAATGAAATATCTATATTGGTGGATCCTGTTATTAGTTACGATGGCTATGAGACTGACGTTAACAGGTATACGGTTAATGATTTACCTGAAGTAATAGACTACGTGTTAATAACACATAATCATCAGGATCATGTATTGTTAGAAACCTTACTTCAATTAAGACATTGTATTAAGAATATTGTAGTTCCAAGTAGCGGAAAAGGAAACTTACAAGATCCTAGCCTTAAATTAATGTTTAAAGCTATAGGGTTTGATAATGTAATTGAATTGGATGATATGGAATCTGTTACACGTGATAAATGTGTTATTACTGGAATTCCTTTTTTGGGAGAACACAGTGATATAGATGTTCGATCAAAACTTTCCTTTCATGTTTCATTACATAATGACTTCAAAGTGTTGTTTGTAGCTGATTCTTGTAATGTAGAACCCAAAGTATACGAAAGAGTTCATGAGGTTTTAGGAGATACAGATGTGATTTTCTTGGGAATGGAGTGTGATGGAGCACCATTGTCCTGGCTTTATGGACCTCTGATGTTTGAAAAATTAGAAAGATCAAAAGATCAATCTAGGAGATTAGCGGGTTGTGATTATGATCAGGGGATATCACTCATTAATATATTTAATCCTAAAAATGTATTTGTTTATGCCATGGGCTTAGAACCTTGGCTACAGTTTATTAGTTCTATAAAATATACCGATGAATCCAAGCCAATTATAGAATCAAACAGGTTAGTAGAAAAATGTATTGAACAAGGTAGAGATGCTGAAAGACTTTTTGGAGAGAAAACAATAGAATACTAATTCTTTAATTTAATTAAGATATAGATATGGAAGCTATAACAAAGGTTCTTCTTGAATTTGAAGAGAAAAAAATAAAACTGGAGTACAAAGAGGATAAGCTGGATATAATTTCTTACGGAGGTATTATTGATAAGGATATTATTGATAAAGTAAAGTTTCATAAAAAGGAAATAATAGAGCATTTGAAATCCAATAATGAAACTAAACGTCTACATATAAGTCCGGTTTCTGAAAAAAACTGTTATCCATTATCGAGTCAACAATTT
This genomic interval carries:
- a CDS encoding MBL fold metallo-hydrolase, with amino-acid sequence MSENSNKKSYLKLNVAIEALIDRWYAWSHLVSPATAALNIKERHIKIMESYIKNPKIHQAAVKKPEMMGGPFIDYDGGRVEEIKELLEETKKKRTKSLELTEAIHGLNELLQNEADGHSLDSLYPKVPNELKGLVELYYDLNNQPNFRFFESLLYNTEYYDQSTQTISLQLVDADDSRSFVLSTPRLDDNHLLHLDIPFNNKLIDDLFRMKRIPGDYEKIKEDIGIKPDQEELFESLFTEEPPKKYEGYTGNGIRTRYFGHACVLVETNEISILVDPVISYDGYETDVNRYTVNDLPEVIDYVLITHNHQDHVLLETLLQLRHCIKNIVVPSSGKGNLQDPSLKLMFKAIGFDNVIELDDMESVTRDKCVITGIPFLGEHSDIDVRSKLSFHVSLHNDFKVLFVADSCNVEPKVYERVHEVLGDTDVIFLGMECDGAPLSWLYGPLMFEKLERSKDQSRRLAGCDYDQGISLINIFNPKNVFVYAMGLEPWLQFISSIKYTDESKPIIESNRLVEKCIEQGRDAERLFGEKTIEY